One genomic segment of Fundulus heteroclitus isolate FHET01 chromosome 10, MU-UCD_Fhet_4.1, whole genome shotgun sequence includes these proteins:
- the LOC105926427 gene encoding protein FAM171A2, with product MPPHRISCLLLLLSVWEALAKSLPDQGAFEVQIKVQVFDNSDLSPLADAQVEVHGNQTLLASSRAGDDGVVRVSFLYRAGTWVIIAASKQDYVTNSVPWHSSRIPLYASVSLYLLVERPGTLILYDDVLQVLSGSPGARNQPLVQLQRKSIQLPPSSNYTALSAALTTARSQYEIGGFPFLLGQETNSSGAETGWTDLTALAVVSMQLFDKDGSTIQVSDPIHISVPLPSDTRNRMATSVPTWLYQPKTGLWVRNGTGYIKKDGTQFVWNAVVPQMGYWLAAFPSSSGFGLSHPGLRDITTYHTLFLLSILGSLALLVLILLCVLLYYCRRKCLKPRRHQGKPHTSNLNGAKRDQGTSTSRLNLICGGHVESGPSNDKSDLSPSREYQSSREELTKHVPAHMLRHAKGKNNSSSQRGESFPMKVTRATETNNLDNPLLHEDYNRSYSPKETKESEYHRHHNANDNRGYSSDPPSPPRFQGYVPSQSDKPPEYSAAAADSLARPTSLNTQPGQIIFCSSIDQMKENMYRSMVPTLVIPAHYMRLPSEFSGKDGKDQKDQDKDGTQMGGGQQHHHHHSQKQSQQQQQGGSQGDDSEEPSWASDSSGGAVTIPVLFNDSTMAQMNGELQALTEKKLLELGVKQHPRAWFISLDGRANAHVRHSYIDVSNDLSGGGFGGGSSSAQRDVNLEPPLESQERKLAGNRKGKDDRWGTGGRKGHGGSGGGGKNYSKLAYPDHSEPSSSEGRPVSPEENSLTPLLDEGSSSRGSTIPRRGRSRGNSSRSSNSENRRDSMTSPEDDPDDKDENKKSPWQKIEDRPLMVFHPRK from the exons AGGTGCAAATTAAAGTCCAGGTTTTTGACAACAGCGACCTCTCGCCGTTAGCAGACGCTCAGGTGGAAGTCCATGGGAATCAGACACTCTTGGCGTCCAGCCGTGCCGGAGACGATGGTGTGGTGAGAGTCAGCTTCCTGTACCGAGCAGGCACATGGGTCATCATTGCAGCCTCCAAACAGGATTACGTCACCAACTCCGTGCCCTGGCACTCCAGTCGGATCCCAC TGTATGCCTCGGTCAGCCTGTACCTCCTCGTTGAGAGGCCAGGAACTCTCATCCTGTACGACGACGTCCTGCAGGTCTTGTCTGGATCACCAG GAGCTCGTAACCAGCCGCTGGTTCAGCTGCAGAGGAAGTCCATTCAGCTGCCTCCCAGCTCCAACTACACGGCGCTGTCTGCGGCGCTGACCACGGCCAGAAGTCAGTATGAGATTGGTGGGTTCCCGTTTCTTTTGGGCCAGGAGACCAACAGCTCAG GCGCTGAAACGGGATGGACAGACCTGACAGCGCTGGCGGTGGTTAGCATGCAGCTGTTTGATAAAGATGGCAGTACGATCCAGGTCTCTGATCCGATCCACATCTCTGTGCCGCTGCCGTCTGACACCCGGAACAGGATGGCCACAAGCGTCCCTACTTGGCTGTATCAGCCAAAGACGG GCTTGTGGGTTCGGAACGGGACTGGCTATATAAAAAAGGACGGGACGCAGTTTGTTTGGAACGCCGTGGTTCCTCAGATGGGATACTGGTTAGCTGCTTTTCCTTCATCTTCAG GTTTTGGTCTTTCTCATCCAGGTTTGAGGGACATCACCACCTACCACACCCTCTTCCTGCTGTCCATCCTGGGTTCATTGGCTCTGCTGGTGCTCATTCTGCTCTGTGTGCTGCTCTACTACTGCAG ACGAAAATGCTTAAAACCTCGCCGACATCAAGGCAAACCCCACACATCCAATCTAAACGGAGCTAAGAGAGACCAGGGAACATCGACTTCACGTCTGAATCTGATATGTGGAGGCCACGTGGAATCCGGCCCCTCCAACGACAAATCAGACTTGTCTCCATCTCGAGAATACCAGAGTTCAAGAGAAGAGCTGACGAAGCATGTCCCAGCTCACATGCTGCGGCACGCGAAAGGTAAAAACAACTCGAGTTCCCAGCGGGGCGAGAGCTTCCCCATGAAGGTTACACGCGCCACCGAGACCAACAACCTGGACAACCCTTTACTGCACGAAGACTACAACCGAAGCTACAGCCCCAAGGAGACCAAGGAGTCTGAGTATCACAGACACCACAATGCCAACGACAATCGAGGTTACTCCTCCGATCCTCCGTCCCCGCCTCGCTTCCAGGGATACGTGCCGAGTCAGTCTGACAAGCCTCCAGAATATTCAGCTGCGGCAGCAGACAGCCTCGCCAGACCCACCTCTCTTAACACCCAGCCAGGTCAGATCATCTTCTGCAGCTCCATTGACCAGATGAAGGAGAACATGTACAGGAGCATGGTGCCAACCCTGGTCATCCCAGCACACTACATGCGCCTACCTTCTGAGTTCTCTGGTAAGGACGGGAAGGACCAGAAGGACCAGGACAAAGACGGGACACAAATGGGCGGAGGCCAGCAGcatcaccaccaccactccCAGAAAcaaagccagcagcagcagcaaggcggATCTCAGGGCGATGACTCCGAGGAACCGAGCTGGGCCTCCGACTCCTCAGGTGGAGCCGTGACCATCCCTGTGCTCTTCAACGACTCCACCATGGCTCAGATGAACGGGGAACTGCAGGCTCTGACGGAGAAGAAGCTCCTGGAGTTGGGTGTCAAACAGCACCCACGGGCATGGTTCATCTCCCTGGATGGACGCGCTAACGCTCACGTCCGCCACTCCTACATAGATGTTAGCAATGACCTTAGCGGCGGCGGATTTGGAGGCGGCTCCAGTAGCGCTCAACGGGATGTGAACCTCGAGCCGCCTCTTGAATCCCAAGAGAGAAAATTGGCTGGCAACCGTAAGGGAAAGGATGATCGCTGGGGGACAGGAGGACGGAAGGGCCACGGCGGCAGCGGCGGGGGTGGGAAGAATTACTCCAAGCTTGCCTACCCTGACCACAGCGAGCCCAGTAGCAGCGAGGGACGCCCGGTGTCACCCGAAGAGAATTCCCTCACTCCTCTTCTGGACGAAGGGTCGTCCTCACGCGGCTCCACCATCCCCAGAAGAGGTCGCAGCCGGGGGAACAGCAGTCGCAGCAGCAACAGCGAGAATCGGCGCGACTCCATGACGAGCCCGGAGGATGATCCCGATGACAAGGATGAGAACAAGAAGAGCCCCTGGCAGAAGATTGAAGACAGACCTCTCATGGTCTTTCACCCCAGGAAGTGA